CGCCGCTGCCGAGTTGCAGGCCTTGCGGGCCGATGCCGGTGCAGGTTTCGCGCAGCACGGTGATGCCGCGCTGCTTGAGCCGCCGCAGCACCCGGCGGCGCACGCCCGCGGGGTAGTGGGCCGCGATGTCGGCGTCACCGGTCAGCAGCGTGAACTGCGTGGCCTGAAAACCCGCTTCGCGCAGGCGCTGCTCGGCCGCGAAGAGCAGCTCCACACCAGTGGCCCCAGCGCCGATGACAGCGATGGACAGGGGTTTTCCCCGGGCCATGTCGAGCACGCGCGGCCACAGGCCGGCAAAGACTTCGATCGGGCGCACGATGAGCGCGCGTTCGCTGGCGCCGGGCATCTCGGCCTCCAGCCGGCTGCGGTCGATCACGGCGCCGGTGTCGATGGACAGCAGGTCGTAGCGCAGCTCGGGCGGCAGCGCCTTGTTTTTTCCGGTGGACGCGGCCATCACGGTCTGCGCGGCGGCGTCGAGGCCGGTGCAGCGGCCCTGCAGCCATTTCGCGCCCGCGGCCCTGATCAGCGGGTCGAGCGGAATCTGGCAGTCGGCCTCGCTATAGCGGCCGGCGACGAGGCCGGGCACCATGGCGCTGCAGGTCTGGTAGGGGTAGGGCGTGAGCACGGTCACGTCCAGGTCGGCGGGGCGTTGCCGGGCCAGTTGGGCCAGCACCTGCACGTGGGCATGACCGGCGCCGAGCAGCAGGAGTTTTTTGATGCCGTGGTGCATGGGCCCCGATGTTACGGGTTGTTTCAGGGTGGTTCGTTGGCCCAGCGCAAATCGGCTACCCAGCCCACGCTGCGGCTGGCGGTGTTGTCGCTGTCGGCGCCGATCAGCACGGTGCTCACGCGGGGGACTTCCGCGCCAGCGGGCAGCTCGTCGCCAAAGAGTTCTGCAAAGTCCTGCGCCATGTTGCGGCTTTCGTTCACCCACTGGTCCAGCGGTGCGCCCTGGCCCTGCAGGCTGATGAAGCGCACGCGCCGGGTGTAGGGGTTGGCGCCTTGCAGCGGCGCGGGGTGCCCGCTGTCCCACACGTAGCAGAGTGTGGCTGCGGGCAGGGCTTCGCCGCTGATGCTGCGTGCGATGCGCAGCACGGTGCGCTCCACGAAGGGCACACGCTCCAGCGGGTGGTCGAACAGAGCGCAGACCTTCAGCGCGGCGTCGTCACCCGCCTTGGTCAGCAGATCGGGCGGCGCCTGGCCGCCCGTGAGCGGCTGGTCGAGGCGCCAGCGCCACTGCAGGCGCGTGGGCGGCGGCTCAGCGTCCTTCAGTTCGTGCACCAGCGTGCCGTAGGACGACGCGGTGACCACCTTGAGCGCGGCCTGGCCGTCTACCCGGCCGGCCTCGAAGCGGGTCGCGGGCAGGTCGGCGTGTTTCTTGGGGAAGCCCACGAAGCGCCAGGCCGGGTTGAGTGCGCCTTCGCCCAGCAGCAACGGCGGCAGGGCAGGCGCGGCCTGCGCCACGCCGACCGCCGCCAGCGTCAGGGCGAAGATCCCGCGAACAGCCCGAATACCCCAACCGGCATGGGAATAGCCCTGATGCGGCGTTGCCGCGGCGGCGCTATGGTTTGGGTCAACCCTGGAGGAGACCTGCAAGATGAAAAAACTGCTGCTGGCTGGATGGCTGTTCATGGTGGTCTCGACCTGTCAGGCCTTGTCACCCTACACGGGTGGCACGCCGCTGCCGGCGTGCGAGCTGCAGGTGCAGATGGGGACT
The bacterium DNA segment above includes these coding regions:
- a CDS encoding FAD-dependent oxidoreductase; the encoded protein is MHHGIKKLLLLGAGHAHVQVLAQLARQRPADLDVTVLTPYPYQTCSAMVPGLVAGRYSEADCQIPLDPLIRAAGAKWLQGRCTGLDAAAQTVMAASTGKNKALPPELRYDLLSIDTGAVIDRSRLEAEMPGASERALIVRPIEVFAGLWPRVLDMARGKPLSIAVIGAGATGVELLFAAEQRLREAGFQATQFTLLTGDADIAAHYPAGVRRRVLRRLKQRGITVLRETCTGIGPQGLQLGSG
- a CDS encoding DUF3047 domain-containing protein, encoding MNSHPASSSFFILQVSSRVDPNHSAAAATPHQGYSHAGWGIRAVRGIFALTLAAVGVAQAAPALPPLLLGEGALNPAWRFVGFPKKHADLPATRFEAGRVDGQAALKVVTASSYGTLVHELKDAEPPPTRLQWRWRLDQPLTGGQAPPDLLTKAGDDAALKVCALFDHPLERVPFVERTVLRIARSISGEALPAATLCYVWDSGHPAPLQGANPYTRRVRFISLQGQGAPLDQWVNESRNMAQDFAELFGDELPAGAEVPRVSTVLIGADSDNTASRSVGWVADLRWANEPP